A section of the Acanthopagrus latus isolate v.2019 chromosome 20, fAcaLat1.1, whole genome shotgun sequence genome encodes:
- the g6pca.2 gene encoding glucose-6-phosphatase, with protein sequence MNALMDAVQGFGVSTTHYLQTNYQDAQGLFLWVSWAADLRNTFFIFFPLWFHLRASVGIKLIWVAVIGDWLNLVFKWILFGERPYWWVHETAYYAGSVRPHIEQYPMTCETGPGSPSGHAMGAAGVYYTLVTSILAVMTSKKKFGGKKSTNKTWYLKAALWTLFCGVQVCVCLSRVFIAAHFPHQVVAGVITGMIVAEAFDRTQWIYNASMKKYFYTTLFLTCFAVGFYVLLKALGVDLLWTLEKAQKWCIKPEWVHLDSTPFASLLRNMGTLFGLGLGLHSPLYTETKKSSSTLVKAGCVISSLVLLHLFDSFKPPTHTAALFYLLSFCKSATVPLVTVSIIPYCVNGALSLQNKKGM encoded by the exons ATGAACGCTTTAATGGACGCCGTGCAGGGTTTTGGGGTGAGCACCACCCACTACCTGCAGACCAACTACCAGGACGCCCAGGGCTTGTTTCTGTGGGTGTCCTGGGCCGCGGACCTCAGGAAcaccttcttcatcttcttcccgCTGTGGTTTCACCTGCGGGCGTCGGTGGGCATTAAGCTCATCTGGGTGGCTGTGATTGGAGACTGGCTCAACCTGGTGTTCAAATG GATTCTGTTTGGAGAGCGGCCATACTGGTGGGTCCACGAGACGGCTTATTACGCAGGCAGCGTCCGTCCACACATCGAGCAGTACCCCATGACCTGTGAGACCGGACCAG GCAGCCCCTCCGGACACGCTATGGGAGCCGCCGGCGTCTACTACACCCTGGTGACCTCCATCCTCGCCGTCATGACCAGCAAGAAGAAATTCGGAGGCAAGAAATCCACCAACAAGACCTG gTATCTGAAGGCTGCTTTGTGGACGCTGTTCTGTGGAGTCCAGGTGTGCGTCTGTCTCTCCAGAGTCTTCATCGCCGCCCACTTCCCACACCAGGTGGTTGCTGGAGTTATCACAG GTATGATCGTGGCTGAAGCCTTCGACAGAACTCAGTGGATCTACAACGCCAGCATGAAGAAGTACTTCTACACCACCCTCTTCCTGACCTGCTTCGCTGTTGGCTTCTACGTCCTGCTCAAAGCGCTGGGCGTGGACCTGCTCTGGACCCTGGAGAAAGCCCAGAAGTGGTGCATCAAGCCTGAGTGGGTCCACCTGGACAGCACGCCCTTTGCCAGCCTCCTGCGCAACATGGGCACCCTGTTCGGCCTGGGTTTGGGCCTGCACTCGCCCCTCTACACCGAGAccaagaagagcagcagcacgTTGGTGAAAGCGGGGTGCGTCATCAGCTCTCTGGTCCTACTCCACCTGTTCGACTCCTTCaagcctcccacacacaccGCCGCCCTCTTCTACCTGCTGTCCTTCTGCAAGAGCGCCACCGTGCCTCTGGTCACCGTCAGCATCATCCCGTACTGCGTGAACGGAGCCCTGAGCCTGCAGAACAAGAAGGGAATGTGA
- the g6pca.1 gene encoding glucose-6-phosphatase a, catalytic subunit, tandem duplicate 1, with product MDLLHSWGVQLAVHLQTTYSSYEGLFGLASTVADLHTTFFFFFPVWFHLRRDTGLRLIWVAVLGDWLNLVLKWVLFGERPYWWVHETRFYGAAPAPALRQFPITCETGPGSPSGHAMGAAGVWYVMVMALLATATEKRCPPLLYRFLQLGLWALMGLVVLVVCMSRVYMAAHFPHQVIAGVITGVLVAEVVSKEKWIYDASMRKYFHTTLSLTSLAVGFYLLLRVLGVDLLWTMEKAQKWCVNPEWVHLDSTPFASLLRNMGTLFGLGLGLHSPLYSETKTKNTSTGFRMGCIIVSLFLLHLLDGWTFSSENLTTFYFLSFGKSAVALLIPTTLVPFTLCWIRQGKTEDKNL from the exons ATGGATCTTCTGCACAGCTGGGGGGTCCAGCTGGCGGTCCATCTGCAGACCACATACAGCAGCTATGAGGGCCTGTTCGGCCTGGCGTCCACCGTGGCCGACCTGCAcaccaccttcttcttcttcttccccgtCTGGTTCCACCTGCGGCGGGACACGGGGCTCCGGCTCATCTGGGTGGCGGTCCTGGGAGACTGGCTCAACCTGGTTCTGAAATG GGTTCTGTTCGGGGAGAGACCGTACTGGTGGGTTCATGAGACCCGGTTCTACGGCGCAGCACCGGCCCCGGCTCTGCGGCAGTTTCCCATCACCTGTGAGACCGGACCAG GAAGCCCGTCGGGTCACGCCATGGGAGCAGCTGGCGTCTGGTATGTGATGGTCATGGCGCTGCTCGCCACGGCGACAGAGAAGAGATGCCCTCCTTTACTATACAG ATTCTTGCAGCTGGGCCTGTGGGCGCTCATGGGcctggtggttctggtggtcTGCATGTCCAGGGTCTACATGGCGGCACACTTTCCCCATCAGGTCATCGCTGGAGTCATCACAG GCGTACTGGTAGCTGAGGTCGTCTCGAAGGAGAAGTGGATCTACGACGCCAGCATGAGGAAATACTTCCACACCACCCTCTCCTTGACCTCCCTCGCTGTTGGCTTCTACCTCCTGCTCAGAGTTCTGGGTGTGGACCTGCTGTGGACGATGGAGAAAGCCCAGAAGTGGTGCGTGAATCCCGAGTGGGTCCACCTGGACAGCACGCCCTTCGCCAGCCTCCTGCGTAACATGGGCACCCTGTTCGGTTTGGGTTTAGGTCTTCACTCGCCCCTCTACAGCGAGACCAAGACGAAGAACACGAGCACCGGCTTCAGGATGGGATGTATCATCGTCTCCTTGTTTCTGCTTCATCTGCTCGACGGTTGGACATTTTCTTCTGAAAATCTCACAACcttctacttcctgtcttttgGTAAAAGCGCGGTTGCACTTTTAATCCCGACCACTCTGGTTCCCTTCACTCTCTGCTGGATCCGTCAGGGGAAGACAGAAGACAAGAACTTGTGA